The following are encoded together in the Planctobacterium marinum genome:
- the fliI gene encoding flagellar protein export ATPase FliI, whose translation MTERILSKIKDLQSQIPQPATVAAGKLVRGIGLTLEAVGCQLPVGSQCLVQTIDGEIEAEVVGFGDNVTYLMPTEAVKGIVPGSRVQPLTRQQGIAVGMGLLGRVVDGNGNPIDGLGALKTTEYVPFTRPPMNPLIRKPIKQPMDVGVRSINSMITVGTGQRMGLFAGSGVGKSVLMGMMTRGTTADVVVVGLVGERGREVKEFIHDILGEEERHKSVVVAAPADTSPLMRLKGCETAVSIAEYFRDQGMNVLLLIDSLTRYAMAQREIALAVGEPPATKGYPPSVFARLPALVERAGNGAENQGSITGFYTVLTEGDDLQDPIADAARAILDGHIVLSRSLADAGHYPAIDVEASISRVMPQVVSDEHLQSARRIRQIYSIYQQNKDLISIGAYNRGADPRIDMAIKAEPMINNFLQQGMKDIIPYDESLGGMVQLLQKFGGNA comes from the coding sequence ATGACCGAACGTATTCTCAGTAAAATAAAAGATTTACAGAGTCAGATCCCGCAACCTGCTACCGTTGCGGCTGGTAAACTCGTCCGTGGTATCGGCCTAACTCTCGAAGCGGTGGGTTGCCAGTTGCCTGTTGGTAGCCAGTGTCTGGTGCAAACTATCGATGGTGAGATTGAAGCAGAAGTTGTCGGCTTTGGTGACAATGTTACCTATCTTATGCCGACTGAAGCAGTAAAAGGCATCGTACCTGGTTCACGTGTGCAACCCCTAACACGACAACAGGGTATTGCTGTGGGAATGGGCCTTCTAGGGCGCGTTGTCGATGGTAATGGTAATCCAATAGATGGCCTTGGCGCATTAAAAACCACAGAGTATGTGCCTTTTACTCGCCCTCCAATGAATCCACTTATTCGCAAACCCATCAAACAGCCTATGGATGTGGGTGTTCGTTCCATCAATTCTATGATCACTGTTGGTACTGGGCAGCGTATGGGGTTGTTCGCAGGCAGTGGTGTGGGTAAAAGTGTTTTAATGGGCATGATGACCAGAGGTACAACCGCTGATGTAGTGGTGGTTGGTCTGGTGGGGGAACGGGGACGAGAAGTAAAAGAATTTATTCACGATATATTGGGTGAGGAAGAGCGCCACAAGTCTGTAGTTGTTGCGGCACCTGCCGATACTTCACCTCTCATGCGCCTGAAAGGCTGTGAAACAGCGGTTAGTATTGCCGAATACTTTCGCGACCAAGGCATGAACGTACTGTTATTAATTGATTCGCTTACGCGCTATGCTATGGCCCAGCGTGAAATTGCATTGGCGGTAGGTGAACCTCCAGCAACGAAAGGTTATCCCCCCTCAGTATTTGCACGTTTGCCGGCATTAGTAGAAAGAGCGGGCAACGGCGCTGAAAATCAAGGCTCAATTACGGGGTTTTACACAGTACTTACCGAAGGTGATGATCTGCAAGATCCCATTGCAGATGCAGCGCGCGCTATTCTGGATGGACACATTGTACTTTCCCGATCGCTGGCCGATGCCGGGCATTACCCAGCTATTGATGTGGAAGCGTCTATCAGTCGTGTGATGCCACAAGTGGTGAGCGATGAACATTTGCAATCGGCGCGGCGCATCAGACAGATTTATTCAATTTATCAACAGAACAAAGATCTCATTAGTATCGGGGCGTACAATCGAGGCGCCGATCCGCGTATTGATATGGCCATAAAAGCCGAACCTATGATCAATAATTTCCTGCAACAAGGTATGAAGGATATCATCCCTTACGATGAGAGTTTGGGGGGCATGGTGCAATTACTGCAGAAGTTTGGTGGTAACGCATAA
- the fliH gene encoding flagellar assembly protein FliH has protein sequence MVDFVNDEQNEEFKSFEIPYVEDQKPKFKSESNAFNKTSDWKWEPPEEEEEILPPTAEEIEAIRKAAYEEGFLQGLDEGQLKGYEEGLEKGTEEGQKKGYEQGLSEGLQEGRDIIQQQMQAWQSLNGSLQEPLTLVEAELEKELTQLAVALARSVIRTEVQLNENIIFEALKSGLKVLPIRENGYQINLHPEDLTLVKQHFSEEEIQQHNWILVESVGQSRGGCEIVTDSNAVDVSIERRVRESLDKFLLEQGLREREAR, from the coding sequence ATGGTTGATTTTGTTAACGACGAACAAAATGAGGAATTCAAGTCCTTTGAGATACCTTATGTCGAGGACCAAAAGCCTAAATTTAAAAGCGAAAGTAATGCTTTTAATAAAACCTCGGATTGGAAATGGGAACCACCAGAGGAAGAGGAAGAAATCCTGCCGCCCACAGCTGAAGAAATTGAGGCTATTCGCAAAGCGGCCTATGAAGAAGGATTTTTACAGGGGCTCGATGAAGGGCAGTTAAAGGGCTATGAAGAGGGATTGGAAAAAGGCACTGAAGAGGGGCAGAAGAAAGGTTATGAGCAGGGCCTGAGTGAAGGGTTGCAGGAAGGTCGGGACATTATTCAGCAGCAGATGCAGGCTTGGCAATCACTGAATGGCTCACTGCAAGAGCCCTTGACACTGGTGGAAGCTGAGTTGGAAAAGGAGTTAACTCAGTTGGCTGTGGCGCTGGCGCGCTCCGTAATCCGTACCGAAGTGCAGCTTAATGAAAATATCATTTTTGAAGCGCTTAAGTCGGGCCTTAAAGTACTTCCCATTCGTGAAAATGGTTATCAAATAAATTTACACCCGGAAGATTTGACATTAGTTAAACAGCACTTTTCAGAGGAAGAAATTCAACAGCACAATTGGATATTGGTGGAAAGTGTCGGGCAATCTCGCGGAGGCTGTGAAATCGTAACCGATTCCAATGCTGTGGATGTTTCTATTGAGCGGCGTGTAAGAGAGAGCCTTGATAAGTTTCTATTAGAGCAAGGTTTGCGTGAACGTGAAGCCAGATAG
- the fliG gene encoding flagellar motor switch protein FliG, which translates to MAEEAEDIGYDVGKLEGVEKAAILLLSLSEEDAAQILKHMEPKQVQKLGQAMATMDDMTQGKITAVHKHFIEEIQNYSTIGFHSHDFVKKALTAALGEDKAANLIDQILVGGGAKGLDSLKWMDSKQVAGIIRNEHPQIQTIVLAYLDPEQSAEILSQFPEKVRLDLMMRIANLEEVQPAALQELNEIMEKQFAGQAGTQAAKMGGLKSAADIMNYLDANIEGQLMDAIREQDEEMSQQIQDLMFVFDNLADVDDRAIQAILREVQQDVLIKAIKGADEGLRDKIAKNMSKRAAEMLLDDLEALGPVRISEVETAQKEILSVARRLADAGEIMLGGGGGEEFL; encoded by the coding sequence ATGGCTGAAGAAGCAGAAGACATAGGCTACGACGTCGGGAAACTGGAAGGGGTTGAGAAAGCTGCGATATTGCTGCTCAGTCTCTCCGAAGAAGACGCGGCACAAATCCTGAAACACATGGAGCCCAAACAGGTTCAAAAGTTGGGTCAGGCCATGGCAACCATGGATGACATGACACAGGGTAAGATTACAGCGGTTCATAAGCACTTTATTGAAGAGATTCAGAACTACAGTACCATCGGTTTCCACAGTCATGACTTTGTTAAGAAGGCCTTAACTGCAGCCTTAGGTGAAGATAAAGCAGCAAACCTTATCGACCAGATTTTGGTGGGTGGTGGTGCTAAAGGTTTGGATTCACTCAAGTGGATGGATTCGAAACAGGTGGCGGGTATTATCCGCAACGAACACCCGCAGATTCAGACCATTGTATTGGCTTATCTGGACCCAGAGCAATCTGCTGAAATTTTGTCTCAGTTCCCGGAGAAAGTGCGTCTGGATTTGATGATGCGTATCGCCAACCTGGAAGAAGTACAGCCGGCGGCACTGCAAGAATTAAACGAAATTATGGAGAAACAGTTCGCCGGTCAAGCGGGTACACAGGCTGCCAAGATGGGCGGCTTGAAATCAGCCGCCGATATTATGAACTATCTGGATGCCAATATCGAAGGCCAGTTGATGGATGCCATCCGTGAGCAGGACGAAGAGATGAGTCAGCAAATTCAGGACTTGATGTTTGTCTTTGATAACCTGGCGGATGTGGATGACAGAGCGATTCAGGCGATTCTTCGTGAAGTTCAGCAAGACGTACTCATCAAAGCCATTAAAGGTGCCGATGAAGGCTTGCGGGATAAGATCGCCAAAAATATGTCGAAACGCGCCGCGGAAATGTTATTGGATGATTTGGAAGCCTTGGGACCAGTGCGTATCAGTGAAGTGGAAACCGCACAGAAAGAGATTCTCTCAGTGGCTCGACGCCTGGCTGATGCCGGTGAAATCATGCTTGGCGGCGGTGGCGGCGAAGAATTCCTGTAA
- the fliF gene encoding flagellar basal-body MS-ring/collar protein FliF codes for MADATTDLTVPGDNLDLESAEQKSGFMDALGSVDMLRQIILVVALVICVAIAIFIVIWAQEPDYRPLAKLPTDELIQTLDHLDVAQIPYELEGNTILVPEDQYEAIKLSLARQGLSQAPDSGTDIIMQDMGFGVSQRVEKERLKHAREQQIARTIEDMSNVNKAKVLLAMPRENVFARKQSRGSATVVITMRRGAILNSEEVDAIVDMVASAVETIDPDRVTVTDSNGRLLNSGSQDSISARSRKEFEIVKQREAEYQGKIDSILIPVLGLGNYTSQVDVSMDFTSTEQTQKRYNPDLPAVRSEMTVEENSVGSVIAGVPGALTNQPPLDSNIPQNNAGANSTRTSPGRTHKEATRNFELDTTISHTKQQTGVIRRLSVSVAVDYKTSTDADGNETTAPRTQQELLNLRRLLQGGIGFDVTRGDSLEVVTIPFSRIDTGLEKEVPLWEQPWAMRALKLVMGGLIIIVLILAIVRPMLKRLIYPEDTTEQEEFNVDQSLDLGDETITMLTQEFDEDAVGFAADGSLMLPDLHKDEDVLKAVRALVANEPELSAQVVRGWLMLDE; via the coding sequence ATGGCTGACGCAACTACAGACTTAACTGTACCGGGCGATAACCTGGACCTGGAATCCGCAGAACAAAAATCCGGCTTTATGGATGCTTTGGGCAGTGTTGACATGCTGCGCCAAATTATCCTTGTTGTGGCTTTGGTAATTTGTGTGGCAATCGCAATTTTTATCGTTATCTGGGCACAAGAGCCGGATTACAGACCGCTTGCTAAGTTACCCACAGATGAGCTGATTCAAACACTTGATCATCTGGATGTTGCGCAGATCCCCTATGAGTTAGAAGGCAATACGATTTTAGTTCCCGAAGATCAATACGAGGCCATTAAGCTGTCATTGGCACGTCAAGGATTATCGCAAGCGCCCGATTCCGGTACCGATATCATCATGCAAGACATGGGTTTTGGTGTCAGTCAGCGAGTTGAAAAAGAACGCTTAAAGCATGCCCGTGAACAACAAATTGCCCGCACCATTGAAGATATGTCTAATGTCAACAAGGCAAAAGTCTTACTGGCGATGCCGCGAGAAAATGTGTTTGCTCGTAAACAGTCTCGCGGTAGTGCAACCGTGGTAATTACCATGCGTCGCGGTGCGATTTTAAACAGTGAAGAAGTGGACGCGATTGTAGATATGGTGGCTTCAGCGGTTGAGACTATTGACCCGGATAGAGTTACCGTGACAGACAGCAATGGACGTTTGCTAAACTCCGGTTCACAAGATTCCATCTCAGCACGCTCCAGAAAAGAATTCGAAATCGTCAAACAGCGGGAAGCAGAGTACCAAGGAAAAATTGATTCTATACTTATCCCGGTGCTGGGTTTGGGCAACTATACCTCGCAAGTGGACGTCAGTATGGACTTCACCTCCACCGAACAAACACAAAAACGCTACAACCCGGATTTACCTGCGGTACGCAGTGAGATGACCGTGGAAGAAAACAGCGTAGGAAGTGTTATTGCCGGTGTGCCGGGTGCGCTGACCAACCAACCGCCGCTAGATTCCAATATTCCACAAAACAATGCTGGCGCAAACTCAACGAGAACTTCTCCGGGCAGAACCCACAAAGAGGCAACACGTAACTTCGAATTAGATACCACCATTAGCCATACTAAACAGCAAACCGGTGTGATCCGTCGCTTGAGCGTTTCTGTAGCTGTGGATTATAAAACCAGCACTGATGCTGATGGTAATGAGACTACTGCGCCGCGAACACAGCAAGAATTGTTGAATTTGCGTCGCTTACTACAAGGCGGTATCGGCTTTGACGTGACGCGCGGTGACTCGTTAGAAGTCGTGACCATTCCGTTTAGCCGCATTGATACCGGCCTGGAAAAAGAAGTTCCACTTTGGGAGCAGCCTTGGGCCATGCGTGCACTGAAACTGGTCATGGGCGGCTTGATTATAATTGTTCTGATTCTGGCGATTGTGCGTCCGATGCTGAAACGTCTGATTTACCCAGAAGATACCACTGAACAAGAAGAGTTCAATGTCGATCAAAGTCTTGACTTGGGTGACGAAACCATCACTATGTTAACTCAAGAGTTTGATGAAGATGCAGTAGGCTTTGCAGCGGATGGATCGCTGATGCTGCCTGACTTGCACAAAGATGAAGATGTATTGAAAGCAGTACGTGCATTAGTGGCGAATGAACCTGAACTGTCAGCGCAGGTAGTGCGCGGATGGTTGATGCTGGATGAATAA
- the fliE gene encoding flagellar hook-basal body complex protein FliE, whose translation MDIKADSLYREMQMLAAQTKTELTPSVNLQTNPSRENFADMLSSAINGVNEMQLHGRELTNRFEMGDPNLSLADVMVAKEKAGIAFEATVQVRNKVMEAYNKIMQMPV comes from the coding sequence ATGGATATTAAAGCAGATTCCTTATACAGAGAAATGCAAATGTTAGCGGCTCAAACTAAAACTGAGCTTACGCCCTCTGTCAATTTGCAAACTAATCCTTCCCGTGAAAACTTTGCTGATATGCTCAGTTCCGCTATCAATGGCGTGAACGAAATGCAATTGCACGGCAGAGAACTAACCAATCGCTTTGAAATGGGTGACCCAAATTTAAGCCTGGCTGACGTGATGGTAGCCAAAGAAAAGGCGGGTATTGCTTTTGAGGCCACCGTACAGGTGCGTAACAAAGTAATGGAAGCCTACAATAAAATCATGCAAATGCCGGTATAA
- a CDS encoding sigma-54-dependent transcriptional regulator, which yields MNQKCVMLVEDDHGLREALYDTLELGGYKVVVCDCAESAISRINEVKVDLIVSDIQMTGMSGIQLLKVVRNKFPNLPVILMTAYAQIDDAVTAMQTGATDYIAKPFEPDVLLNLISRYAPSQSSDSFKPIVGDESSKRLLQLAQRVAKTDATVMVLGPSGSGKEVLGRYIHEQSSRADGPFVAINCAAIPENMLEATLFGYEKGAFTGALQTSIGKFEQAQQGTIMLDEVTEMDLGLQAKLLRVLQEREVERLGSRKTIKLDVRIIATSNRDLMQAVQEGQFREDLYYRLNVFPLHWLPLGERVGDIVPLAEHLVERHALRQGYRIPDLSFSAKQKLLQYKWPGNVRELENVIQRALILCDSNEISEQELMLDNHVPVNELEEQVPPESQNTDLLGQELKQQENQIILEMLISCNGKRKDVAEKLGISPRTLRYKLAKMREMGIDLPA from the coding sequence ATGAATCAAAAATGTGTAATGCTGGTAGAAGATGATCACGGTCTGCGAGAAGCCCTTTACGACACGTTGGAATTAGGTGGCTATAAGGTTGTGGTTTGTGATTGTGCAGAGTCTGCAATATCACGTATTAATGAAGTAAAAGTCGACCTGATAGTCAGTGATATTCAAATGACGGGTATGAGTGGTATTCAATTGCTGAAAGTGGTGCGTAACAAGTTCCCCAATTTGCCCGTGATTTTGATGACGGCTTATGCCCAAATTGACGATGCCGTTACTGCAATGCAAACCGGTGCCACCGATTATATTGCCAAACCGTTTGAGCCTGATGTATTACTCAATTTGATTTCCCGTTATGCGCCGTCGCAATCCTCTGATAGCTTCAAACCAATCGTAGGGGATGAGTCCAGCAAGCGCTTATTGCAGTTGGCCCAAAGGGTTGCTAAAACCGATGCAACGGTCATGGTATTGGGTCCTAGTGGTTCGGGTAAAGAAGTACTGGGTCGTTATATTCATGAGCAGAGTAGTCGCGCTGATGGGCCGTTTGTTGCCATAAACTGTGCCGCTATACCTGAGAATATGTTGGAAGCCACCTTGTTCGGCTATGAAAAGGGGGCATTTACCGGTGCGTTGCAAACCTCGATAGGAAAATTCGAACAGGCCCAGCAAGGTACAATTATGCTGGACGAAGTGACCGAAATGGATTTGGGGTTGCAGGCTAAATTATTAAGAGTATTGCAAGAGCGCGAAGTAGAGCGTTTAGGCAGTCGTAAAACCATTAAGTTAGATGTGCGTATCATTGCCACCAGTAACCGAGATCTGATGCAGGCGGTTCAGGAAGGGCAATTCAGAGAGGATCTGTATTACCGACTTAATGTTTTTCCACTGCACTGGCTGCCTTTAGGCGAGCGTGTTGGTGATATTGTGCCACTGGCAGAGCACTTGGTTGAGCGTCATGCTTTGAGACAAGGCTATCGCATTCCTGACCTCAGCTTTTCCGCAAAGCAAAAATTATTACAGTATAAGTGGCCGGGGAATGTGCGGGAGCTTGAAAATGTCATACAGCGCGCATTGATTTTGTGTGATAGCAACGAGATATCGGAACAGGAGTTAATGCTGGATAATCACGTTCCAGTCAATGAATTAGAAGAACAAGTCCCACCGGAGTCGCAAAACACCGATTTATTAGGGCAAGAATTGAAACAACAGGAAAATCAGATCATTTTAGAAATGTTGATTTCCTGCAATGGTAAACGCAAGGACGTCGCTGAAAAACTCGGTATCAGCCCCAGAACTCTGCGCTACAAGTTAGCCAAAATGCGGGAGATGGGCATCGATCTGCCTGCTTGA
- a CDS encoding sensor histidine kinase: MSDEMRLAFKAIPAGILFVNRLGLVELANKSARDLFQKDIEGSVWRTVVETLFEPQKDDGLEVSLVNGRKVKFAISNVPGVPGQLIHLTDLTQTRTLQAKVSHMQRLSALGKMVASLAHQLRTPLSAALLYARNLQAIGISAAKQRRFSDKLIAQLKGLERQINDMLLFAKSGKQEIIEDIHLASLVETLVDEIRETVSDSIRIDFRNFCKNDELKGNRTAICGAINNLLQNAIAVGASQIELQLDNCQRGIQLSIADNGPGIPKQQIKQIFEPFFTTRAQGTGLGLSVVRSVMFSHQGRVSVVNQDNGGAKFTLLFPPGTLSINSQKAELKASADHVKVQIEGEGA, encoded by the coding sequence TTGTCTGATGAAATGCGTTTGGCTTTTAAAGCCATACCAGCGGGTATTTTGTTTGTTAATCGCTTGGGGTTAGTGGAACTTGCTAACAAATCCGCCAGAGATTTATTTCAAAAAGATATTGAAGGCAGTGTTTGGCGCACTGTTGTAGAAACCTTATTCGAGCCGCAAAAAGACGATGGTTTGGAAGTGTCTTTGGTCAATGGTCGAAAAGTTAAATTTGCCATTTCCAATGTCCCCGGGGTTCCCGGGCAACTCATCCATTTAACGGATCTCACCCAAACCCGCACATTACAGGCCAAGGTGAGTCACATGCAGCGCTTGAGTGCACTAGGGAAAATGGTGGCTTCACTTGCACACCAATTGCGAACCCCTTTATCTGCCGCCTTACTTTATGCAAGAAATTTACAAGCTATTGGTATCTCGGCAGCGAAACAAAGGCGCTTTAGCGATAAGTTAATTGCTCAACTCAAAGGACTCGAAAGGCAGATCAATGACATGTTGTTGTTCGCTAAAAGTGGCAAGCAAGAAATTATTGAAGATATCCATCTGGCTAGTCTGGTAGAGACATTAGTAGATGAGATACGAGAAACGGTATCGGATTCAATCAGGATAGACTTCCGAAATTTTTGTAAAAACGATGAACTTAAGGGTAATCGAACTGCAATCTGTGGCGCGATCAACAACTTGCTGCAAAATGCAATCGCGGTAGGAGCAAGCCAGATTGAACTGCAATTGGATAATTGCCAGCGTGGAATTCAATTGTCTATTGCCGACAATGGGCCTGGTATTCCAAAACAGCAAATAAAACAAATATTTGAGCCGTTCTTTACCACAAGAGCGCAAGGCACTGGTCTTGGGCTTTCAGTAGTCAGGTCTGTTATGTTCAGCCATCAGGGGCGAGTTTCCGTTGTAAATCAGGATAATGGAGGCGCCAAATTCACCCTGCTGTTCCCACCAGGGACGTTGTCAATAAACAGCCAAAAAGCAGAACTTAAAGCAAGTGCCGACCATGTCAAAGTACAAATTGAGGGAGAGGGTGCATGA
- a CDS encoding LIC12192 family sporadic carbohydrate cluster protein — MKTKSGFRGYVSSRAVRDACYPQRLQNLAIREHANRNGLTYLLSSTEFAMPGCYMMLDDLITELEVLDGIILFSVFMLPESREKRFHIYERVLSQQCAMHVALEDMVMSSEADIESFEDVIQVAKSLSQAPLNDVYQTFNLKMNDQDPFVKAIFKVL; from the coding sequence GTGAAAACTAAATCGGGTTTTCGTGGCTATGTCAGTAGTCGCGCGGTCCGTGACGCATGCTATCCGCAGCGCTTACAAAATCTTGCGATTAGGGAGCATGCCAATCGCAATGGCCTGACTTATTTGCTGAGTTCGACTGAGTTTGCAATGCCCGGCTGTTATATGATGCTTGACGATCTCATTACCGAACTGGAAGTTTTAGACGGTATTATTTTGTTTAGTGTGTTCATGCTGCCAGAGTCTCGCGAGAAGCGTTTTCACATTTATGAGCGTGTTTTATCGCAGCAATGTGCCATGCATGTAGCTTTGGAAGATATGGTGATGTCATCAGAAGCTGATATTGAGAGTTTCGAGGATGTCATTCAAGTGGCAAAATCACTGTCTCAAGCACCGCTTAACGACGTTTATCAGACTTTTAATTTGAAAATGAACGACCAAGATCCTTTTGTAAAAGCTATTTTTAAAGTGCTGTAA
- a CDS encoding sporadic carbohydrate cluster 2OG-Fe(II) oxygenase, with protein MNLLNGTEKLLTQSFLDNGYIIQPAEDLDALNRIRQKVAELTAEHLKIQTPEDIGTFLDNIAERINVAQLNDLKLYIINGLMRTDSFREDYFATARSLLETLVGNELAMQRNMGFSILMPEDDSSIIHLHSDTWGSECSPFEVVLWVPLVDCYRTKSVFICPPDKDRQWKDKISDFAEQGTDALFNAVEPDLVWPDIPYGHVLLFTPTVMHGGRVNRELTTRWSINIRFKGLFTPYAGKRLGEYFDPITIRGITRVGMQFEYPGGFSEN; from the coding sequence ATGAATTTATTAAATGGTACCGAAAAGTTATTGACCCAAAGCTTTCTGGACAATGGCTATATTATACAACCTGCAGAAGATCTTGATGCGCTCAATCGCATCAGACAAAAAGTTGCAGAACTCACCGCAGAACACCTCAAAATTCAAACTCCTGAAGATATCGGGACATTTTTAGATAACATTGCCGAACGCATAAATGTAGCGCAACTTAATGATTTAAAGCTATATATAATCAATGGTTTAATGCGGACAGATAGTTTTCGCGAGGATTATTTTGCCACTGCTCGTAGTCTACTGGAAACGTTGGTGGGTAACGAATTGGCTATGCAAAGAAATATGGGCTTTAGCATTTTAATGCCAGAGGATGACAGCTCAATTATCCATTTGCATTCTGATACATGGGGCTCGGAATGTTCGCCTTTTGAAGTCGTTTTATGGGTACCATTGGTCGATTGCTATCGAACGAAGAGTGTTTTTATTTGTCCTCCAGATAAAGATCGGCAATGGAAAGATAAAATCAGTGACTTTGCCGAGCAAGGTACCGATGCCCTATTTAACGCAGTTGAGCCGGATTTAGTGTGGCCCGATATTCCCTATGGCCATGTTCTGCTTTTTACACCCACAGTGATGCACGGTGGAAGAGTAAATAGAGAACTAACAACCAGGTGGTCCATCAATATTAGATTTAAAGGTTTATTTACCCCGTATGCCGGAAAGCGGTTGGGTGAATATTTTGATCCAATCACTATTCGAGGTATAACCAGAGTTGGAATGCAGTTCGAATACCCGGGAGGCTTTAGTGAAAACTAA
- a CDS encoding sigma-54 dependent transcriptional regulator produces the protein MSRILVISSQESRRNNLSTVISFLGDQPETASFEQAIETLKREAALDAVLIDGDEPELASDVIEKFPAFPFIAVGNSEQLVSIPNVMGLLEEPITYPVLTKLMHRCQEYIRRKPGQSKSTQKTKLFRSLVGKSQEIQNVRRMIEQVAPTDANVLVLGESGTGKEVVARNVHFLSQRKDGPFIPVNCGATPGELLESELFGHEKGAFTGAVSSRKGRFELAEGGTLFLDEIGDMPLQMQVKLLRVLQERTYERVGGTKPIPCNVRIIAATHRNLEDMIAEGKFREDLFYRLNVFPIDSPALRERKEDIPLLMQELVSRFENESSKSIKFTEEALASLMEHKWAGNVRELSNLVERLTILCPNQVVDVPDLPIKYQHVSVDDFSPEYPEELLEREALNSLFSDDSDDFEDDDTLAVAQPTTYVDPDLPAEGVNLKEYLSDLEVNMITQALDQHDWVVARSAEFLGMRRTTLVEKMRKYNIAK, from the coding sequence ATGAGTCGCATTCTGGTTATAAGTTCCCAAGAGTCCAGACGAAACAACCTTTCCACCGTGATCAGTTTCTTAGGTGACCAACCTGAGACTGCGAGTTTCGAGCAGGCGATTGAAACCCTTAAACGTGAGGCGGCATTGGATGCGGTTTTGATTGATGGTGATGAACCAGAACTTGCCTCCGACGTGATTGAGAAATTCCCCGCATTTCCCTTTATTGCCGTCGGAAACTCCGAGCAATTGGTTTCTATTCCTAATGTGATGGGCTTGCTGGAAGAGCCTATTACCTATCCAGTGTTAACTAAATTAATGCATCGCTGCCAGGAATATATTCGTCGTAAACCCGGCCAGAGTAAAAGTACTCAAAAAACCAAGCTATTCCGAAGCCTCGTGGGAAAAAGCCAAGAAATACAAAACGTACGACGTATGATTGAGCAGGTGGCTCCTACCGATGCAAATGTGCTGGTTTTAGGAGAGTCAGGCACGGGTAAGGAAGTGGTTGCCCGCAATGTGCATTTTCTATCTCAACGCAAAGACGGCCCATTTATTCCAGTGAACTGTGGGGCAACCCCCGGAGAACTGCTTGAAAGTGAGTTGTTTGGTCATGAAAAAGGCGCATTTACCGGTGCAGTGAGTTCGCGAAAAGGGCGTTTTGAACTCGCCGAGGGCGGCACTTTGTTCCTTGATGAGATTGGTGATATGCCATTGCAGATGCAGGTTAAGCTGCTTAGGGTATTGCAAGAGCGCACTTATGAGCGCGTAGGCGGTACCAAGCCTATTCCTTGTAATGTACGTATCATTGCTGCGACTCACAGAAACCTGGAAGATATGATTGCAGAGGGTAAGTTCCGGGAAGATTTGTTTTATCGTCTTAATGTATTTCCAATAGATAGTCCGGCATTAAGAGAACGAAAAGAAGACATTCCACTACTCATGCAGGAATTGGTATCTCGCTTCGAAAACGAATCCAGCAAAAGCATAAAGTTCACTGAAGAAGCGTTAGCTTCTTTGATGGAACACAAGTGGGCAGGCAACGTCAGAGAACTTTCAAATCTGGTGGAGCGATTGACCATCCTTTGCCCAAATCAAGTGGTGGATGTACCTGATTTACCAATCAAGTATCAACACGTTTCAGTAGATGATTTTAGTCCTGAATACCCTGAAGAGTTGCTGGAAAGGGAAGCATTGAATAGTTTATTTAGTGATGACAGCGATGACTTCGAAGATGATGATACATTAGCTGTCGCACAGCCTACAACGTATGTTGATCCGGATTTGCCCGCAGAAGGCGTCAACCTCAAAGAGTATCTCTCAGATCTTGAAGTGAATATGATCACTCAGGCACTTGATCAACATGATTGGGTGGTGGCACGGTCAGCTGAGTTTTTAGGTATGCGACGCACTACGCTTGTAGAGAAAATGCGTAAATACAATATTGCCAAGTAA